A part of Astatotilapia calliptera chromosome 15, fAstCal1.2, whole genome shotgun sequence genomic DNA contains:
- the hey2 gene encoding hairy/enhancer-of-split related with YRPW motif protein 2, whose protein sequence is MKRPCEDSSSAESEVEETIDVGSENIYPGHMKESLVRCGSPTTTTQVMARKKRRGIIEKRRRDRINNSLSELRRLVPTAFEKQSSAKLEKAEILQMTVDHLKMLQATGGKGYFDAHALALDFLSLGFRECVTEVSRYLSAVEGLDSGDPLRSRLLSHLASCASQRDAAALTTASHSSHHPQQPHPLPHPFHHPHHWAAALAAFRPLPYRLSGLVSPDVGGGGGSQRGVVSSSFSSHADSTSSSPSSSSSSSLLLPCTPTPLSASLLSLSASFPIALHGGIPILPHSSFTSSAASPPVSSSSQTPHSSSGKPYRPWGTEVGAF, encoded by the exons ATGAAGCGGCCGTGCGAGGACAGCAGCTCCGCGGAGAGCGAGGTAGAGGAGACCATCGATGTGGGCAGCGAGAACATTTATCCGGG ACACATGAAAGAATCTTTGGTAAGATGTGGCTCTCCAACCACGACGACGCAAGTGATGGCGAGGAAGAAACGCAGAGGG ATTATCGAGAAGAGACGCAGAGACAGAATCAATAACAGCCTGTCGGAGTTACGGAGACTTGTCCCAACAGCGTTTGAGAAACAG AGTTCAGCTAAACTGGAGAAGGCAGAAATCCTCCAGATGACTGTGGATCACCTGAAGATGCTGCAGGCCACAGGAGGAAAAG GTTATTTCGACGCCCACGCTCTCGCCCTGGACTTCCTGTCTCTGGGCTTCAGGGAGTGCGTGACTGAGGTTTCCCGCTACCTGAGCGCTGTGGAGGGGCTCGACTCCGGCGACCCACTGCGCTCCCGTCTTCTCTCCCACCTTGCCTCCTGTGCCTCCCAGCGTGACGCCGCCGCCCTTACAACTGCCTCCCATTCGTCACACCACCCCCAGCAGCCCCACCCCCTGCCTCACCCGTTCCACCACCCGCACCATTGGGCGGCTGCTTTGGCCGCCTTTCGTCCTTTGCCCTACAGACTTAGCGGGCTGGTTTCTCCAGACGTTGGAGGGGGCGGAGGCTCCCAGCGCGGTGttgtctcctcctccttttcttcccatgcagactccacctcctcctcgccttcttcctcctcttcctcatccctCTTGCTCCCCTGCACCCCCACCCCTCTCTCCGCCTCTCTGCTTTCCCTCTCAGCGTCGTTTCCCATCGCCCTCCACGGAGGCATTCCCATCCTCCCTCActcctccttcacctcctcTGCTGCCAGTCCCCCCGTCTCCTCTTCCTCGCAGACTCCacacagcagcagcggtaaACCCTACAGGCCGTGGGGAACCGAGGTCGGAGCTTTCTGA